In the genome of Chloroherpetonaceae bacterium, one region contains:
- a CDS encoding alcohol dehydrogenase catalytic domain-containing protein translates to MPKRPKAIIYPKPNRINLVELDMRPLGENDVRVRTIATSITPGVERFLLTGKSITRRELRFPVVSGSELLGEVVEVGANVADVEVGDYVFVSRADGWLEAMPLFGCQAEEVIASESCVIPIRRTLEEKDILIGLVGYAISAVKKINLEEIERILILGLGSVGLMIAEYLTYKGFTAIDACEKYQSRGMLAAAKDIAFDIEDFTSDYFDRYDVIVETTGRLLMLEQATKLLKPHGKFLLVGNYEVMKLDYRLIQDKEPILISSIQTTDDDLFEAKYLLSEDALDVEKFLTHRFPVADYERAFDVALNRADAIKTILTW, encoded by the coding sequence ATGCCTAAGCGACCAAAAGCAATTATCTACCCAAAGCCTAATCGCATCAATCTGGTGGAGCTGGACATGCGTCCGCTGGGTGAAAATGATGTGAGGGTGCGCACGATTGCCACCTCTATTACGCCTGGCGTAGAGCGCTTTTTGCTTACGGGGAAGTCTATTACGCGGCGTGAGCTTCGATTCCCAGTGGTCTCTGGCAGTGAGCTACTGGGCGAAGTCGTAGAAGTCGGCGCAAATGTGGCTGATGTGGAAGTTGGCGACTATGTGTTTGTGTCCCGCGCCGATGGTTGGCTGGAAGCTATGCCTCTCTTTGGCTGCCAAGCTGAAGAGGTCATTGCCTCAGAGTCTTGTGTGATTCCAATTCGGCGCACCCTCGAAGAAAAAGATATTCTTATCGGACTGGTCGGCTATGCCATTTCAGCGGTCAAAAAAATTAACCTCGAGGAGATTGAGCGCATTTTGATTCTTGGTTTAGGCTCGGTTGGACTGATGATTGCTGAGTATCTGACCTACAAAGGCTTTACGGCTATTGATGCTTGCGAGAAGTATCAATCGCGGGGAATGTTAGCCGCAGCCAAGGATATTGCTTTCGATATTGAGGACTTTACGTCTGACTACTTCGACCGCTACGATGTTATTGTGGAAACCACAGGGCGACTGCTTATGCTGGAGCAAGCTACCAAGCTCCTGAAACCGCATGGCAAATTTTTGCTGGTCGGTAACTATGAAGTTATGAAGCTCGACTACCGCCTTATTCAAGACAAAGAGCCTATCCTGATTAGCTCTATTCAGACCACCGATGATGACCTGTTTGAAGCCAAGTATCTTTTGTCCGAAGATGCTCTGGATGTTGAGAAGTTTCTAACGCACCGCTTTCCAGTAGCCGACTATGAGCGTGCCTTTGATGTCGCGCTTAACCGTGCTGACGCAATCAAGACCATTCTGACTTGGT